From Sporosarcina sp. Te-1, the proteins below share one genomic window:
- a CDS encoding manganese-dependent inorganic pyrophosphatase produces MGKVLVFGHKNPDTDSITAAISYAYLKQQLGMDAEAVRLGSISGETAFALAQFGFEAPRLIEKAKPNASQVILVDHNEKQQSVDDLDEVQVIEVIDHHRIANFQTSDPLYYRAEPVGCTATILNKLYKEHGVEIPKNIAGLMLSAIISDSLLFKSPTFTAEDRAAADELAAIADVDASVYGLDMLKAGADLSGKSLEELITLDAKEFTMGDKKVEIAQVNAVDVSDVLSRQEELEVLLNSIIEEKGLDLFFFVVTDILNNDSVVLALGTAAERASAAFQVGLENNVATLKGVVSRKKQIVPILTEALK; encoded by the coding sequence ATGGGAAAAGTACTAGTATTCGGGCATAAAAATCCTGATACGGATTCTATTACAGCAGCAATCAGCTATGCATATTTGAAACAGCAACTTGGAATGGACGCAGAAGCAGTGCGTTTAGGTTCCATTTCTGGAGAAACGGCTTTTGCACTTGCGCAATTTGGGTTTGAAGCCCCCCGTTTAATTGAAAAAGCGAAACCAAACGCATCACAAGTCATCCTTGTGGACCACAATGAGAAGCAACAAAGCGTCGATGATTTGGATGAAGTGCAAGTAATCGAAGTGATCGACCACCACCGGATCGCTAACTTCCAGACGAGCGACCCGCTTTATTACCGTGCGGAGCCGGTCGGGTGTACAGCTACAATCTTGAATAAATTGTATAAAGAGCACGGCGTAGAGATTCCAAAAAATATTGCAGGTCTCATGCTGTCGGCAATCATCTCCGATTCGTTGCTCTTTAAATCTCCTACTTTCACTGCGGAGGATCGCGCCGCGGCAGATGAACTGGCTGCAATTGCCGATGTCGATGCATCGGTATATGGTCTTGACATGTTGAAAGCAGGCGCCGACTTGAGCGGGAAATCGCTCGAGGAGCTTATCACGCTGGATGCGAAGGAATTCACGATGGGCGATAAGAAAGTGGAAATCGCACAAGTGAATGCGGTCGATGTGTCAGATGTGCTAAGCCGCCAGGAAGAGCTGGAAGTGTTATTAAACAGCATTATCGAAGAGAAGGGATTGGATCTATTCTTCTTCGTTGTGACTGATATCCTGAACAATGATTCTGTTGTCCTGGCATTAGGGACGGCTGCCGAACGGGCAAGCGCTGCTTTCCAAGTCGGATTGGAAAACAATGTTGCGACATTGAAAGGCGTCGTTTCTAGAAAAAAACAAATCGTTCCGATATTAACAGAAGCATTGAAGTGA
- a CDS encoding ABC transporter ATP-binding protein codes for MKEFFSLLKQLDWPKGKTALALTLALFSTIASLAVPLVTRDLVDSLTQASFTWQTGAFLFVVFILQAVLGGVSFYLLAYIGETIVADLRGRLWAKILRLPVSYYDDNETGETMSRITQDTTMLKTLVSDHMVSFITGIISIIGAVAILLFLDWKMTLIMLISVPVSFAIIMPLGRIMHKIAKATQGEMAKFSGHLGRVLGEIRLVKAYRAEPAEEENGRKAIRSLFSFGLKEAKIQAIISPVMTLVMMGILVVILGYGGAQVSRGELSAGTLVAIIFLMFQIIMPFAQMAQVFTIFQKAVGATDRIQQILQMESEPADGEQLAMDGAIQFDDVSFSYESGKEVLKGISFNAAPGTVTAFVGPSGGGKTTIFSLIERFYSPTEGEIRLGAYPIHEMSLSEWRKKIGYVSQESPLLSGTIIDNIAYGLDLRPSLEEVRKAAEAANALVFIEEMPDGFDTLVGERGMKLSGGQRQRIAIARALLHNPEILLLDEATSNLDSGSETHVQEALQRLMEGRTTLIIAHRLATVIHADQLIFLEAGRITGIGTHEELAAKHTLYREFAEGQGLFA; via the coding sequence ATGAAAGAATTCTTTAGCTTGCTCAAACAGTTGGATTGGCCGAAGGGAAAAACAGCGCTGGCACTCACCCTCGCATTGTTTTCAACAATTGCGAGCCTCGCAGTCCCGCTCGTCACAAGGGACCTTGTCGATTCGCTGACACAAGCGTCCTTCACCTGGCAGACCGGGGCTTTCCTGTTTGTCGTTTTCATCTTGCAGGCCGTGCTCGGCGGTGTCTCGTTCTATTTGCTTGCCTATATTGGGGAGACCATTGTCGCTGACCTCAGGGGCAGGCTTTGGGCGAAGATTCTAAGGCTCCCAGTCTCCTATTATGATGATAACGAGACCGGGGAAACAATGAGCCGGATTACACAGGATACCACAATGTTGAAGACGCTTGTGTCTGATCATATGGTCAGTTTTATTACAGGCATCATCTCGATTATCGGGGCGGTCGCCATTTTGCTATTCCTTGATTGGAAAATGACGCTCATTATGTTGATTAGCGTGCCTGTCAGCTTTGCAATCATTATGCCGCTAGGACGGATTATGCATAAAATAGCGAAGGCGACGCAAGGAGAAATGGCGAAGTTTTCCGGCCACTTGGGACGTGTGCTAGGGGAAATTCGTTTAGTGAAGGCGTATCGTGCGGAACCTGCTGAGGAGGAGAATGGACGGAAGGCGATTCGTTCGCTCTTTTCTTTCGGTTTGAAAGAAGCGAAAATCCAGGCGATCATTTCGCCTGTCATGACGCTCGTCATGATGGGCATTCTCGTCGTCATTCTTGGCTATGGCGGGGCGCAAGTGTCGAGGGGAGAGTTATCAGCCGGAACATTGGTAGCGATCATCTTCCTCATGTTCCAGATCATCATGCCATTTGCCCAGATGGCGCAAGTCTTTACCATCTTCCAGAAAGCTGTCGGCGCTACGGACCGGATTCAGCAAATCTTGCAGATGGAGAGCGAGCCGGCAGACGGGGAGCAATTGGCGATGGATGGGGCTATCCAGTTTGACGACGTCAGCTTCTCCTATGAGTCTGGAAAGGAAGTGCTAAAAGGGATCTCGTTCAACGCGGCACCCGGGACAGTTACGGCATTTGTCGGGCCGAGCGGTGGCGGGAAGACGACAATCTTTTCGTTAATTGAACGTTTCTACTCCCCAACGGAAGGGGAGATTCGGCTCGGTGCTTACCCGATTCATGAGATGTCGCTCTCTGAATGGCGAAAGAAAATAGGATATGTCTCTCAGGAAAGTCCGCTGTTAAGCGGGACAATCATTGACAACATCGCCTATGGACTGGATCTGCGGCCATCTCTTGAAGAAGTCCGGAAGGCGGCAGAGGCTGCAAATGCGCTTGTATTCATTGAGGAAATGCCGGATGGGTTCGATACTCTTGTAGGTGAGCGGGGCATGAAACTGTCGGGCGGCCAGCGCCAGCGGATTGCAATTGCGCGTGCGTTGCTTCATAATCCGGAGATCCTGCTTCTCGATGAAGCGACCTCCAATTTGGACAGCGGCTCCGAAACGCACGTACAGGAAGCGCTCCAGCGATTGATGGAAGGGCGGACGACATTGATCATCGCACACCGTTTGGCGACAGTCATCCATGCGGATCAGCTCATTTTTCTGGAAGCAGGCCGGATCACCGGTATCGGGACGCACGAGGAATTGGCGGCAAAGCATACACTTTATCGGGAGTTTGCTGAAGGGCAAGGGTTGTTTGCGTAA
- a CDS encoding DsbA family protein — MKIEIWSDYVCPFCYIGKRRMEEALRSTQLENQAEVEFKAYQLDPNTPEDSNQSMVAGLAKKYGVSLQEAERMVDNVAEQAKTVGLLYNSKEMKVSNTFNAHRLAKLAEQEGKAAEVTERLMQAHFIDAEAIGKKDVLVRIAEEAGISSNRARQALDTDEFTDDVKRDITEAGQLGIQGVPFFVINRKYAISGAQPAAVFEEALRKVAQEEGVQPAFQVLGDDEDGVCKDDNCSI, encoded by the coding sequence ATGAAAATAGAAATATGGTCTGATTATGTTTGCCCGTTTTGTTATATAGGCAAACGACGTATGGAAGAAGCTCTCCGCTCAACCCAGCTGGAGAACCAAGCAGAAGTCGAATTCAAAGCGTACCAGCTCGATCCAAATACACCGGAGGATTCAAATCAGTCGATGGTGGCCGGTCTTGCGAAGAAATATGGTGTCAGCCTGCAAGAGGCGGAACGGATGGTAGACAATGTGGCGGAGCAGGCGAAAACAGTAGGGCTTCTTTACAATTCGAAAGAGATGAAAGTATCCAATACGTTTAACGCACATCGGCTTGCAAAGCTTGCGGAACAGGAAGGGAAGGCAGCTGAAGTGACTGAGCGCCTTATGCAGGCTCATTTTATCGACGCGGAAGCGATCGGGAAGAAGGACGTCTTGGTCCGGATTGCAGAAGAAGCCGGCATTTCTAGCAACCGTGCGCGGCAAGCATTAGATACGGACGAATTCACAGATGATGTGAAACGGGATATTACAGAAGCAGGCCAACTCGGCATCCAGGGAGTTCCGTTCTTTGTCATCAACCGGAAATATGCCATTTCCGGCGCCCAACCTGCCGCTGTCTTTGAAGAGGCTTTACGTAAAGTCGCACAGGAAGAAGGCGTACAACCTGCGTTCCAAGTACTGGGTGATGATGAGGATGGGGTTTGCAAGGACGACAACTGCTCCATCTGA
- a CDS encoding uracil-DNA glycosylase — translation MFRIPESVAELGRKRIEGFPVEGFVYGEGPQNPEIMLIGEAPGEFEIVDGIPFIGRAGKELMKSLATIGLTREDVYITSAVRSRPYKWGTKKERDGTVVKRKYNRPPTQKEIIAHAPVLDYELTHVQPKLIVTLGNVGLQRLLGKEAKVTELHGQLITGPIRHLESLDGSTFGWTEKTYSIVPTFHPASIFYRPSHRPALEADWLEIGRLLEGS, via the coding sequence ATGTTCCGGATACCTGAATCGGTTGCGGAGCTTGGACGGAAGCGAATCGAAGGTTTCCCTGTCGAAGGGTTCGTTTACGGAGAAGGACCGCAAAACCCCGAAATTATGCTCATTGGCGAAGCGCCGGGGGAATTTGAAATCGTGGATGGCATCCCGTTTATCGGGCGAGCGGGCAAAGAACTCATGAAATCACTTGCGACAATCGGTTTGACTCGGGAAGACGTCTACATAACGAGTGCCGTCCGCAGCAGGCCCTATAAGTGGGGGACAAAAAAGGAGCGGGATGGCACAGTAGTGAAACGGAAGTACAACCGGCCTCCTACGCAGAAGGAAATTATCGCTCATGCCCCCGTATTGGATTATGAGCTGACGCATGTGCAGCCGAAACTCATTGTAACCCTTGGCAATGTCGGGTTGCAGCGTCTGCTCGGGAAAGAGGCGAAAGTGACCGAATTGCACGGACAGCTGATCACAGGGCCGATCCGCCATTTAGAAAGTTTAGATGGCAGTACATTTGGATGGACGGAGAAAACGTACTCGATTGTCCCGACATTCCATCCGGCCTCCATCTTTTACCGGCCTTCGCATCGTCCTGCACTGGAGGCGGACTGGCTGGAAATCGGACGACTTTTGGAAGGGAGCTAA
- a CDS encoding AAA family ATPase: MKRHKRVLIIGSSGAGKSTLSRELAERTGLPVLHLDAIFWKEGWTPTPKAEFRAALQKELEKPEWIIDGNFNSTIEMRATYADLVIFLDFPNWLCAARVMKRRWMYRGTKRPDMGEGCPEKVDWEFIKFIWTYPKKKRPGVLEMLGRCNADILILKNPAEQKKWLQNLKGIG, translated from the coding sequence ATGAAGCGACATAAGAGAGTGCTCATTATTGGAAGTAGCGGGGCGGGGAAGTCAACGCTGTCCAGGGAGCTGGCTGAAAGAACGGGTTTGCCCGTCCTGCATTTGGATGCGATATTTTGGAAGGAAGGCTGGACGCCTACCCCTAAGGCGGAATTCCGTGCAGCCTTGCAAAAGGAACTGGAGAAACCGGAGTGGATCATCGATGGCAATTTCAATTCTACGATCGAAATGCGGGCAACGTATGCGGATTTGGTGATTTTCCTGGACTTTCCAAATTGGCTTTGTGCTGCGCGGGTGATGAAACGGCGCTGGATGTACAGGGGAACGAAGCGCCCTGATATGGGGGAAGGATGTCCTGAAAAAGTGGATTGGGAATTCATCAAGTTCATCTGGACCTATCCAAAGAAAAAACGTCCCGGCGTCCTCGAGATGCTGGGTCGTTGCAATGCGGATATTCTCATTTTGAAAAATCCTGCTGAGCAGAAGAAGTGGCTCCAAAATCTGAAAGGGATCGGGTGA
- a CDS encoding DNA-3-methyladenine glycosylase: MYKPIDKDLFELPVLQLARELVGQYIVHECPEGLLVARIVETEAYHGPEDRAAHSYGNRRTKRTEVMFGAPGMVYTYQMHTHTLMNVVSGPIGTPHAVLIRAGEPVEGLEWMKENRGEHLRMIDWTNGPGKLSKALGVTMKYYGHHWGDEPLFISEGPGAEQVESGPRVGIGNSGEAVHYPWRFYEKDNPYVSKYRP; the protein is encoded by the coding sequence TTGTACAAGCCAATTGATAAAGATCTTTTTGAACTGCCTGTTTTACAGCTTGCGCGTGAACTGGTCGGACAGTACATCGTTCACGAATGTCCAGAGGGCTTGCTTGTTGCGCGTATCGTGGAAACCGAAGCGTACCATGGCCCTGAGGACCGAGCTGCGCATAGCTATGGCAACCGTCGGACGAAACGAACAGAAGTCATGTTTGGTGCGCCTGGAATGGTGTATACATACCAAATGCACACACATACGCTGATGAACGTTGTCAGCGGACCGATTGGAACGCCGCACGCTGTATTAATCCGGGCAGGAGAGCCGGTCGAGGGTCTAGAGTGGATGAAGGAGAACCGGGGCGAGCACTTGCGAATGATCGACTGGACAAATGGACCCGGGAAGCTGTCGAAGGCGCTCGGTGTGACGATGAAGTATTACGGCCATCACTGGGGGGATGAACCGCTTTTCATTTCCGAAGGACCGGGAGCGGAACAAGTCGAAAGCGGGCCTCGTGTCGGTATCGGAAACTCGGGAGAAGCGGTCCATTACCCATGGCGTTTCTATGAAAAAGACAATCCCTATGTGTCGAAGTACCGCCCTTGA
- a CDS encoding FAD-dependent oxidoreductase: MINSLWLDTAYPRDPYPAVTDDLSCDVCIVGGGLSGLATAYFLAKEGKDVILVEKEMILEGATGNSTGKLTVQHDLVYASLIKQFGRDNARIYYEVNEEAVRFGQSISEGDEYRTSDAVLFSQTKLGTEQLQEEMKAYKEIGIPGELGLSSELPIQTESTLTIKGQGQLHPVRFGQHLAKLAVKAGARIFEHSDIRGMDLKKRLLFTQSGHHIEFNQLVLCTHYPIEAIRGLQVLKLIVDRSYIVAGKADMPLTGQYISVDNPKRSVRTAAIDGKTYFMLAGQGHQAGMEKDTQVHYNILSSDLRNTFHLENLTNAWSAQDPSTPDLVPYAGPIDSSMPYVYLNTGFRKWGMSNSIVSARIVADHIVERKNKAASLYAPNRTEFGSFLVQALRNTGLVLKEFTGGHLTRTDSPICTHMGCRTRWNKADETWDCPCHGSRFRKDGSVLEGPATKPLDLE; encoded by the coding sequence ATGATCAATTCATTATGGCTGGATACCGCCTATCCCCGGGATCCCTATCCTGCTGTCACGGACGATCTGTCTTGTGATGTATGTATTGTAGGTGGAGGTTTGAGCGGGTTGGCGACCGCCTATTTTCTCGCAAAAGAAGGCAAGGATGTCATTCTCGTTGAAAAAGAAATGATTTTGGAAGGTGCGACTGGAAATTCGACCGGTAAATTGACGGTTCAACATGATCTCGTCTACGCCAGTCTCATCAAACAATTTGGGCGGGATAATGCAAGAATTTATTATGAAGTGAATGAGGAAGCGGTGCGGTTTGGGCAATCCATATCGGAAGGAGACGAATACAGAACTTCCGATGCCGTTTTATTTTCCCAGACAAAACTTGGTACAGAGCAATTGCAAGAAGAGATGAAGGCATACAAGGAAATCGGCATTCCAGGCGAACTGGGCTTGAGCTCTGAGTTGCCGATTCAAACAGAGTCCACACTGACGATCAAAGGACAAGGACAGCTGCACCCTGTCCGTTTCGGTCAACATCTGGCCAAGCTCGCCGTTAAGGCCGGCGCCCGGATTTTTGAACACTCGGACATCAGGGGAATGGATTTGAAGAAGCGACTCCTGTTCACGCAATCCGGTCATCATATCGAGTTCAATCAGCTCGTATTGTGCACCCACTATCCCATCGAGGCGATCCGGGGACTGCAAGTATTAAAGCTCATTGTTGACCGTTCCTACATTGTCGCCGGCAAAGCCGACATGCCGCTTACCGGCCAGTATATCTCTGTTGATAACCCGAAACGATCCGTCCGAACGGCAGCAATCGACGGAAAGACCTATTTCATGCTGGCCGGCCAAGGACATCAAGCCGGTATGGAAAAAGACACTCAAGTGCATTACAACATTCTGTCCTCCGATCTGCGGAACACGTTTCATCTGGAGAACTTGACGAATGCATGGTCCGCCCAAGATCCATCCACCCCGGATTTAGTTCCCTATGCAGGACCAATTGATTCCAGCATGCCGTATGTCTATTTGAACACAGGTTTCCGAAAATGGGGCATGTCCAACTCCATCGTCTCCGCCCGGATTGTGGCGGATCATATCGTCGAGAGGAAAAACAAGGCGGCTTCCCTCTATGCCCCAAACCGGACAGAATTCGGTTCATTTCTCGTGCAGGCGCTGCGGAATACCGGTTTAGTACTGAAGGAATTCACAGGCGGTCATCTTACAAGGACCGATTCGCCCATCTGCACGCATATGGGATGCCGTACGCGCTGGAATAAAGCCGATGAAACATGGGATTGCCCGTGTCACGGGTCCCGCTTTCGAAAAGACGGTTCCGTACTGGAAGGCCCGGCGACAAAACCGTTGGACTTGGAGTAA
- a CDS encoding nucleotide pyrophosphohydrolase, producing MKQLQKEIRQFTEERGWTGNHDARNLAISISLEASELLEHFQWDAPEEAVALRKNEIAEEAADVFIYLLQFAEAIGIDLEEAARSKMKKNAARFPVNSN from the coding sequence GTGAAACAACTACAAAAAGAAATCCGTCAATTCACAGAAGAACGGGGCTGGACAGGCAATCACGATGCGCGAAATTTGGCCATTTCAATATCGCTTGAAGCGAGTGAACTGCTGGAACATTTTCAATGGGATGCCCCAGAAGAAGCGGTCGCATTGCGAAAGAATGAAATTGCCGAAGAAGCGGCCGATGTTTTCATTTACCTTCTGCAATTCGCCGAGGCCATTGGAATTGATTTGGAGGAAGCGGCCCGGTCCAAAATGAAAAAGAACGCGGCTCGTTTTCCTGTCAATTCAAACTGA
- a CDS encoding serine hydrolase: MEKSFMELEKKLKSIKIEAFVIHKGDTRIFEYLKNKKVAEKPAKVYSITKSIVSLLIGIMVDKGMIKNIHEPIQNYFPELDALHDPQKREITIYHLLTMTSGLQAGQFQGSKNWIKFIVEQPIMHKPGSTFQYNSGDSHLLSAIIQKISGLTTAAFAEKHLLHPLGIHKYIWVKDPQGINGGGFSLSLNVEDMVKIGSLFLNEGRVNSKQIISSNWLKQAKTPYQHFETEREGKAGYGYQLWTYESTLHPIDYYYANGLYGQYIFIVPKLNIMAVAKSYLQDDQQSAPRLFFDELLDSWLNND; encoded by the coding sequence ATGGAAAAATCTTTTATGGAGTTAGAAAAGAAACTTAAAAGCATTAAAATTGAAGCTTTTGTCATTCATAAAGGTGATACACGGATCTTCGAATACTTGAAGAATAAAAAAGTTGCAGAAAAGCCGGCTAAAGTATATTCCATAACAAAGAGCATAGTTTCACTATTAATCGGAATCATGGTAGACAAAGGCATGATTAAGAATATTCACGAACCGATTCAAAACTATTTTCCAGAACTAGATGCGCTTCATGATCCACAAAAGAGAGAAATTACAATCTACCATTTGCTGACCATGACTTCGGGTTTACAAGCCGGACAGTTCCAAGGATCAAAAAATTGGATCAAATTTATAGTAGAACAACCCATTATGCATAAACCAGGTTCCACCTTTCAGTATAATTCAGGAGACTCTCATTTGCTAAGCGCGATCATACAGAAGATTTCTGGACTTACGACCGCTGCATTTGCTGAAAAACACTTATTGCATCCATTAGGAATACATAAATATATTTGGGTTAAAGACCCGCAAGGAATTAATGGTGGTGGTTTTAGTCTTTCTTTAAATGTGGAGGATATGGTGAAGATTGGTTCATTATTTTTAAACGAAGGACGAGTTAACTCAAAACAGATCATTTCTTCCAACTGGCTCAAACAGGCGAAAACTCCATATCAACATTTTGAAACCGAAAGAGAAGGAAAAGCTGGATATGGATATCAGTTATGGACTTATGAAAGCACTCTCCACCCAATTGACTACTACTATGCTAATGGTCTTTATGGGCAATACATATTTATAGTGCCGAAGTTAAATATTATGGCCGTAGCAAAAAGCTACCTTCAAGATGATCAGCAATCCGCACCGAGACTCTTTTTCGATGAGCTATTAGACAGCTGGCTGAATAACGACTAG
- a CDS encoding Rrf2 family transcriptional regulator, whose protein sequence is MRLTMYTDFSLRVLIFLGAKEDAELSTIQEISDSFQISKNHLTKVVHELGKMGLVETIRGRGGGIRLKVDPKDINIGELVRKTEDDFYLVECFNSEANLCALAPACRLKGVLQEALLAYLAVLDRYSIADFIVNRDEIAAILFDRPL, encoded by the coding sequence ATGCGTTTAACGATGTATACAGATTTTTCATTGCGTGTTCTCATTTTTTTAGGGGCAAAAGAAGATGCTGAGTTATCGACAATCCAAGAGATTTCCGATAGCTTTCAAATATCGAAAAACCATTTGACGAAGGTTGTCCATGAACTTGGAAAGATGGGATTGGTTGAGACCATCCGCGGCAGGGGAGGCGGAATCCGGCTGAAGGTCGATCCTAAGGATATCAATATCGGTGAGCTTGTCAGGAAGACAGAGGATGATTTTTACTTGGTCGAATGCTTCAATTCGGAGGCGAATCTATGTGCACTCGCACCAGCTTGTCGTTTAAAGGGTGTATTGCAGGAAGCGCTTCTGGCCTATTTGGCTGTATTGGACCGCTATTCGATTGCCGATTTTATCGTCAACCGGGATGAAATAGCTGCAATTTTGTTCGATCGGCCTTTATGA
- a CDS encoding type 1 glutamine amidotransferase domain-containing protein, producing the protein MAKIATVLTNLFEDSEYTEPASAYNEAGHDVVTIEKEAGKEVKGKQGQSTVTIDKGIDDVNPDDFDALFIPGGFSPDQLRADDRFVQFAKRFMDEKKPVFAICHGPQLLITAKALEGRDATGYKSIRVDMEYAGANYADKEVVVCQNQLVTSRTPDDIPAFIRESTKLLGK; encoded by the coding sequence ATGGCAAAGATTGCTACAGTACTGACGAATCTATTCGAGGACTCGGAATATACGGAACCGGCATCGGCTTACAATGAGGCGGGGCACGACGTTGTGACAATTGAGAAGGAAGCAGGCAAGGAAGTGAAGGGCAAACAGGGCCAATCGACCGTGACGATCGATAAAGGGATTGATGATGTCAATCCGGATGATTTCGATGCACTATTTATCCCGGGCGGCTTTTCACCGGATCAGCTCCGTGCCGATGACCGCTTCGTTCAATTTGCGAAGCGTTTCATGGACGAAAAGAAACCAGTATTCGCCATCTGCCACGGCCCGCAGCTGCTCATCACGGCAAAAGCGTTGGAAGGACGGGACGCTACCGGCTACAAATCCATCCGGGTTGATATGGAATATGCCGGAGCTAATTATGCGGACAAAGAAGTGGTCGTCTGTCAGAATCAACTCGTCACGAGCCGGACGCCGGATGACATTCCCGCGTTTATCCGTGAGTCTACAAAACTGCTTGGAAAGTAA
- the hmpA gene encoding NO-inducible flavohemoprotein, with translation MLSQKTIDIVKSTVPVLEQHGKTITTTFYKNMFAAHPELLDIFNHANQSKGRQQTALANTVLAAAKYIDNLEAIVPAVVQIGHKHRSLGIQPDQYPIVGHHLLGAIKEVLGDAATPEILEAWGEAYGVIADAFIGVEQQMYDAAEQAEGGWRTFKEFVIDEKVKESDVITSFYLKPADGKPLPDYKPGQYITIRFRIPGEEHILNRQYSLSQAPDGERFRLSIKREDENAPGGKVSVYLHKEMNVGDKLEVSAPAGDFHLNTESSSPVTLISGGVGLTPMMAMYDYIAKNTPERQVAFLHSARTRKHQAFDEVLRKMNSELPNSTYEVLYSEEGDGFITKDFLKEHVIDGNDVYVCGPTPFMQAVVSNLYDLGIPQDKLHFEFFGPAEQLELVKP, from the coding sequence ATGCTTTCTCAAAAAACCATTGATATTGTAAAATCAACTGTTCCTGTTCTTGAACAACACGGGAAAACAATTACAACTACTTTTTATAAAAATATGTTCGCTGCTCATCCAGAACTCTTAGATATTTTTAATCATGCGAATCAATCAAAGGGACGCCAACAGACAGCACTTGCAAACACAGTCCTCGCTGCAGCAAAATATATCGACAACTTGGAAGCGATTGTGCCGGCGGTTGTCCAAATTGGACATAAACACCGGTCACTCGGCATTCAACCAGATCAGTATCCAATCGTTGGCCACCATTTACTAGGCGCCATTAAAGAAGTGCTTGGGGATGCGGCGACTCCTGAAATCCTCGAAGCCTGGGGAGAAGCCTATGGCGTTATCGCTGATGCATTTATTGGTGTTGAACAGCAAATGTATGACGCTGCAGAACAAGCCGAAGGCGGCTGGAGAACATTTAAGGAGTTCGTCATTGACGAGAAAGTGAAAGAGAGCGACGTCATCACTTCTTTCTATTTAAAACCGGCGGACGGCAAACCATTGCCTGACTATAAACCGGGCCAATATATTACGATCCGTTTCCGCATCCCTGGTGAAGAACATATTTTGAATCGCCAATACAGCTTGTCACAAGCACCCGATGGCGAACGCTTCCGTCTATCTATCAAACGGGAGGACGAAAACGCCCCTGGCGGTAAAGTTTCTGTGTATCTCCATAAAGAAATGAACGTCGGCGATAAACTAGAAGTAAGTGCGCCTGCAGGTGACTTCCATCTTAATACGGAGAGCAGCAGCCCAGTGACATTGATCAGCGGCGGAGTCGGTCTTACACCTATGATGGCCATGTACGATTATATTGCTAAAAATACACCTGAACGCCAAGTAGCCTTCTTGCATTCTGCACGGACTCGCAAGCATCAAGCGTTCGATGAAGTATTACGTAAAATGAACAGCGAATTGCCGAACTCCACATATGAAGTGCTTTACTCTGAAGAAGGCGATGGATTTATTACAAAAGACTTCTTGAAAGAGCATGTGATCGACGGAAACGATGTATACGTATGCGGACCGACACCATTCATGCAAGCCGTTGTTTCTAACCTCTATGACCTCGGCATCCCGCAAGACAAATTGCATTTCGAATTCTTTGGACCTGCTGAGCAGCTAGAGCTGGTCAAGCCATAA